The DNA region TCCAGGGATAAGTAAACAGTGGGACAGCTTCTCAAAATCGTGGGACCAATATATATTACATCCAATAAGAGAGAAAGTATTTGAAAGAGCGTGTATTGCTAGAACTTTTGTTGTAAACAAAGTTCGGGAGTATTAGATTAAACTCATCCCCAAAAAGCCTCATAGGCAACACGAAGGTCACATTTCTAGGAAAGGTGTCACTAGACTACCCCCTCAACTCAACACAACCCATCACACTAAAGGTATTGAATCGCTACAATGAAGGTAGACAAAGTGGCCCGATAAAAGACCATAAGGGTGGTCGCAATTAAAGTGGTTTGGTCCAACATACTCTTAACACCCAATCATGTTGCATGGACGACACATGAAACTTAACAATAGATCTAGTATAAATTGTGATAATATCAAAACATTTGTCTTGGGTCTAACTGAACCCCACAAAACTGGCATGAAATAGAATGGAAGGTATGAACTGCTCAAGACTTATAAGTACTACAAAGGTCATTTCAAGGCAATGTAGGTGTAAGTCCAATTCCTCAACCCAGCGCAATAAAATACAATGAGTAtagaacaaactaagaaacagTATAATACCCCACTGAAAGGAAGCACATGAACTGATGGTGTCCTCCCATGAGAAATTCTGTGTCTAGGTTCCTCAAAATTAAGAGAACGTTCCCTCTTTTCCAAATTGAGAAGTGAGCGCATTCTCCCTATATAATTTAAAGAGCATAAAAATAAGAAACCATTTATAATTGAATAATGATATGATCATTAACAATTTAAAGATACCTCTTTTCTGTACTTCAATGGAACATCCATCTCTGTTCAGTTTCTGGCCGCCTTCATCTGTCACAAGAAAGAACTCAAATTAGTAGTGCACCATCCAAGAGGACAAAAGAATTTCACAAACAAGTATGCATCAATCAATCATTGTAACATAACAAGGTCAGCTGGACATTAGGTTCATAGGTTGAATGGGCTGTTTTAATTGAGTTTATGTTTTGTCTCACTGTAGTATTGTGTTTACCATCCTTCTCATTTCACATTAGATTAAAACAGCTATATGCAAAACTACAAAGAGAAGCTGTAGGCACAACCACTTCCCCGTAAGAGTATGTCTTAAATTTTAACAAGTCACTCTTTTGCACAATATCACATGCCTGCAGCAGCCAAAAGTATATAAGCAGAATAGCTTGCTAGACAATTAAGGATCCTTGATATCTGTAATTGCAGTTTGGGGTTTCTCTTCATAGTGTGGAATTTACTTGTATATAGAAGGGATTATTTTTCATTCGCAGTGCAACTTAAGTTTATCTTTAGCAAAATTATTTTCCAACTCAGACAGCCTTCTACTACTTTCTTTTTGAGTAACACCGGGAAGGCTTTCTGACTCAGACACGTGAAATATATTACAATTAAAAGAGAAGCTGCCTTTCAATTTctgtgaaaaacaagaaaaatacTAGCAGTGAAGAAAGTAATTCACTTAAAAGTTTAAAGTCGCAAGTACTTAAAATGGTTTCATGAGGCAAGTAATACCCCACACATGAAAGTTTGCTAAATGTAGATAAAGCACATGCTCACAACTGTACTTTTTTTATTCATAATCCGCCGTAATTAGGGTCTTTGGATCCCTGGTGGGTTCACAGGAGTATCTCTGTGGCTCTTTGGACAGCCAATGAGACTAATACTGGTTCGGCAACGTAGACATTAAATTTTGCAACTTCCCGTTCCTTCTGTTTATATGACTCTAGAAATCCAACATGCAAGTACTTGAGAAAAAATCATTACACTAACTATACAATTAAGTAGTTATCACCTTGAGTTGAGCTTACAGAAGCAGGCAAATTATTTTTATCTGCAAAACCACCTAGTTCGCTACACTTAGAAGCTGCAAATTCAGTTACAGAAGAGAAAGGTGGCTTATCCACATCATCTCTGCTGTTCGTAAATTTCCGTATATCCGTTGACTTTGACTGCAAAGATATTGGCATTGTTGTTCCGGCAACACCGACTTCTTTTCTAGAATCAGCTACAGACTCTGACCTCGTGCTAGTTCTGGGGACAATAACAGGTACAATATCTGATTTATTGATGAGTGGAAAACTTGATGTGGTATGTGATTTCAAAGAACTCCTTTTCTGAGCGGTTGTATTAAGCACTGCTGCTGAACCAACAGAGACTGTTTTTGAACCAGAATTAGAATTTATCCTTTGAGGAGTACTTGGTGCACTTCCTGTGGCTTCATGCAATCAAAAGTCAAGTAATGAGAAGTTGTGGCCATAAGCATAATTATGAACAATAGGATCCAGGCGGATCAAAACAAGACAGATTAAACAAGCCATTCAATTAAACAAATGCCTAAAAGCAAATGGAAGAATTATAAAAGGAGAAAGGATATATACATGCCAAATATTTTCCTTCCTTCAAGGGGTCTGAATCATGAGAAATTGACAACCTTCCAAGAGATCTTGTTTCTTTGAGTAATGGATCCGGATTTTGTGAGCTAGATAGCCTAGCCTTAGCTGTGATTTCATTCAATACAGTTGTATTTCCACTTGAGGATTTAGATTCTGAACGGCCGTTTAGTTGGTTCATACTATTAAGAGCATATGGTTCTATACGCTGGAGAAGACGTCGGAAATGTAAAAATAGCACATTAGCATCAAATAGTGTCAAATACAACCATTACTAGAAGCAGAAATAATTTCTGAGACAAATACATACCGAGATGTCCACGACCCAGACTCCAACACAACTTTGATTGTATGAACAGCCAAGAAGTTTTCCTTCATGAACATTAAGATCTGACAATCTAGACCAACCCACATCAACCATATCATGGCATCTTATAGGTTCCCAAGAGAAAACCTAAACAAAATCAAATGGAACAGTTACCTAGATAAATAGTTCTCACATAGTAATCAACTAAAAGAGGAGCTTACCTTTAAACTCTCATGCAAACCACAAAGTAGGGCCCTCCCGTCAGGACTGAAAGTAAGAGAACGTACTCCAGTTGTCTAAAACAAAATATACAAAATTCTTGAAGATATTCCTAATAAACCAAAATTAACTGTACTAATGTCGACTTTAAACTCCATCCAAGAATAACTAATAAAAAATTTCTATAAGAGAGTACCTCAGGGCCAGCTGAACCAATAAGCTCAAAAGTTTCAAGGTCCCAAAATTTAACTGTCCTATCAGCAGAACCTAGGCAtgggaaataaataaatgaaatgAAATTACAATTGATTTCATTTACTTAAAGATAGAGGGGGGGAATAGAAGCTTACAGAAAGAGAACAGCACAAGAATCTGGTACTAATTGTTACATAGTCATGTAAATAAAATAACCTAAAACTGTCAACAAACAAAATGTGACAGCTAGGTAAACCAAATTGGGTTGCTTGTTTTTTGTAAGTTAGgttacattttattttattttatttaataagtTTCGTTAAATTTAGTTATTGTATTTAGTGGTTAAATTTTAATCCTAATAGAATTTGACAAAGATAGGCTACAAAAATTAATGAGGTGCAACCCTTTCACTCACAAGTCCTCTCTTTGTTATGGATTTTTTTGGCTATTTCATTAAGCTTGATGCGTTGACCCCGACTATCCCGAATGCATTATGGCCTTAAGCCTTATCTAACCGAGATTCAGTCTAACCCTAGCAATGCCAAATTCAAAATATTCTCTGCTGTCCTAAATCAGTGATAAACTTAATTGGAATTCATACTAGCCAGTAGCCTCCCATGATGAATTACACCATGGTTGTAGACTTGAGCACACTACCCAGATTCAGTTTCATTTTTTGAGCTACCTAAGAAACAATACTCCCTCGGGTCCTTTTTATTAAACACATTCAGGTTATTTGTTGGTTCTAAATATAAGAAACAAAGTACAGTTTTTAAGTGTATTAATTATTGAAATTCCATCTATACCCCTTTTTTTTggaagaaaaaaattaaaattaacTCATTTGAATGTGTTCCTTGGTCTATTTAATTTTTGGCTTTTGATTTTAATAAATTAGGGCTCAAGGAAATACATACAAGCTCTTACTATTTTTTCTCCTCTTATTTAAAAGTCGTAacttcaacaaaacaaaacaaaaaaaacagATTGAAAACAAGGTAGCATTTTAATAACTACTAGAAAAAGTAAAACCATATCAattaagaaagaaaataaaaactaACCAAACACACCATTACGTGTTGTCAAGGCACTGACTCTTTTGATTTTATTAGAAAAGCAAGACTAACCTGTTGCTAGTAGAAACTCGCTGGGGTGAAAATCTATACACTGGATTTGGCCCTCGTGACTCTTGAAATCGTGTAAGAGTTTTCCGGCAGTTAGATCCCACAACTACAAATTGTATACATCATATAATTTACATCAAGTTTAAGGGGAAAAAAACTCGTTTATTAGTGAAGTGACAGTCCCAGCATATAAGCCTACTTGCACTAATCTATCACAATCCATAAAAGTATTAAGATAATATATTGCAAATTGTGCACCAAGTAAATGACTGATGAACCAAGAACTTGACAGGATTTTGAAGAAGTCACATACCATTATCAATAAGATTGGATAACTCATTTCAAAATATTGTGATTTGCGGCAGATGGGTCTTGTTTATACaaaaagaaaatattaaaaaaattattgtAAAGGAGAGAGAACTAACACGATAAGGGTGGTAAGGCATCAAAGAATATTTGTAAAAAAACAGACTTTAAAATCAGCAAGGCTGTTCAATCTTGCCACATGCCAAGAGGAGAGAGTCCTTGAAACAGCCATAATTTGAACACCAGTGAGAAGCTGGTAAAGAGAAGCCTACCATAAAGCAAGTTCATGGCAAAGGATTCAAAACAAATGCGAGCATTCGCCTCCGAGCAAATGCACCAAATGATTATATAGAAAGCATGCAGTTTTAAGCCTCTTTATTTTTGGCAAATCGCTTATAAAGAGCTGTGCATTGTTGAGGGAGAAGGTCCGGGCAAACTCAGAAGATAACGTTTTTTTTTTGTTTGGACTAATGAGAGGCCAGTAAATAGAAGCCTGTCCTAAAGCAGGTACATGGCAAAGAATTTAAAATAAATGTGAGCATTCCCCTCCGAGCAAATGCACCAAATGATTGATTATATAGACAGCATGCAGCCTTAAGCCTCTTTATTATTGAGGAACCTCTTATAAAGAGCTGTGCAATGTTGAGGGAGAAGGTTCGGGCAAACTCAGAAGATAATGTTTATTTTTTGTTTGGACTATGAAAGGTGAAGTGATAGGAACAAAGGCGTTCTACTCCCCTATTTTTTGTTTAGACTATGAAAGGTGAAGTGATAGGAACAAAGGCGTTCTACTCCCCTAGAAAGCATTCAATTCAAGAAAACAAACACAACTATGGTGAATAGAAAAAGAGCAGAAAAGTCATCTTGCCTAAAGTATCAGGATCGGATTCCTATCCACACTCCAGGAAGAAGTGACCGACCATAGATAACAGACAATGACCCCAAACACAGAAAATTACTTGATAGAGTTTCAGGTGTAAACAAAATATAGGTGAGAAAATTCAAGACAATAGTATTTGTGAGAAATTTGTAAATGAATGCTCTAATTCCGGCGAGCTACAATACAGCTTATATTGTAACTGTGCAGGGCTAACTGCCCAAACTGACATGTAACTGAAATACCTAAATGAGCAACAGAATGTACTGATACAGCTTATCTGTAATGTAACTATATACATGTGTATTCAGTTGTATGTTTAGCATTCAGAAATAAAAAAACTGATACAAATTCTTTCAATTTTCTCCTTTTATATTTCTAGCGCTTTTCCTCATTATCTCCCCGAGCCACCTGCTTCCGGTTATTATGGTCACCTTTTTTACTTGCTGAACCGACATTTCATGTTCCGGGTAATCATCAGTATAGTAGACTTTGAATTTGCTATTCACTTTTTGTCTTTGAGGGCACCCATCATTGTTGTGATACGTGAATAAATCTTGATGCGAATTTTTGTTTCATTCAGCTATCTTCATCACATCCCCCCAACAGAACATCCAACAGTTCTTAATTATGATTACTTTTTCTTTGATAGTTATATACAATTTACAATAAAATACTAATTCAGTATTTCTTGGAAACTTTCATAGTATTGATTCAGTGACTCGGTAAGCATGCGGAATTCAGCAACCAGATAACAGAGAAGTACAGATATATTTATGTCAATTGATTGCAACAAACTTGTTATAGAATCTGACTCCATTAATATTATGTTAAGAGAAAGAAATTCTAACCTTCACAGTATTGTCTTCCCCACCTGACACAACCCAGCGTCCATCTGGGgtaaacctaattgcatttacCCCTCGAGTATGGCCCTTGTATGTATGAATACAACCCTTCTTTCTGATGTCCCATATCTTAAGATTTGTGTCTAGAGAACCAGATGCAAAGAACTCTCCAAAAGGATGGAAGTCTACTGATGTACAATTGGACCTATGACCGGTAAGAGTTCGAACAACTACCAAAGAAACATAACAGGCTCAACATATTAGTACAAACAAAAAAGTTTAGGTAAAAATACTGAATAAGTTTTAAGGAATCAAAGCTAAATGGCAAGTAACAACTTACTCTTTGCCTCCTCTAAGTCCCAGAGTTTAATAGTACCACTTGCAGCTCCAGCAGCTACCAACACTTCAGAGGAATCAAAGTTAACAGAGTCTATTCCACTCGAGTGTCCTGAGAGACTCTGCAAAAGGTGAAACACTCTACTGAAAATAAATACATAAAAATATATTCTCTCTAGCCAGTAAACCAACAAAAGTATGTAAGAAGATGATGATAGTACCTTCACTTATTATCACAAGAAACAAACCTAAATGCATATATGAAAGAAACCAATCCCTTGTAAATCCCAAGAGGACACTCTGGCATTTGTTTCAAGTTTTGTAAATCCGTTCCCAGGAATAACATTCTAGGTATAATGGGAATCCTATTCCTAGGTACCTATTTATTCTAAAAAGAATGCCAAACTTTTATAATATTCCCATATATAAGGTAGTTAAaggaattaaaaataaatttacatCTAAATTTCATTTCCACCTCATGTGAATCCAAAATCCATTTTGTACCCACTCGCTTGGGAATGTTTTCATAGGAATGTGCAAACCATTTTTTGCCTAGGAATCTTTTATGCTAGAAAAATACCTTTTTTGTGAACTTCCCGCAAACATAGGAATACACACTCCAATAGTTGAGCAATTGCTACCGTACAACCTTAAAAGGTTCAAGCTTCAATCCCATTGGGTCTGGGCAAGGTAGGATAAGTACTTATCGAAAGGAACAGGCATCCCTGCAGTGTTGCCGTTGATTAAACCAAGAAAAATAACAGAATCCTATTTCTTTGAACTTCTAAGAGAGGAAACCTTTCCGTTCTTCATAAAATAACAAGGAGATCGTTTCAGCCTCGAATTCGTTTTATATGTTTACATTTGACTCCAAGCCCCAACCAGCTACAGAAAATCTCCGCATGCATGATGCATATTCATAATAACTTGCCACTCAACTTTCTCTCAAAACACCTAAACTGAATTGCTCAAGATTCATAAGACAGACCCGCATCTGATAAAATATAATTATTGGTTGAAAGAATATAGTCCGCAGATGCAGACGTATCAGGTGGCTTATACATTATAAGAACAGAGGTAAAAAGCGAAAAACTACCATTATGTGAGGTTGACCCTAAGTAGAAGAAAAAGAAATAGAAAATTCTGATGATATGACTAACACATTCACTGTGAGTGAACTCAATTCAATGCTACCTTGAAAATAAGTTCCCATACTAAACCATCCAGACATCTGTGTTTCCCTTTCAATCCTATGTTGTCAATAGTGACACATTGTGCTGCAATTGCAGTAGGGCAGCGCAGAACAGCAGCTAGCCAACCCCAGACACAAAATTATAGAGGAAAATGGAGTTGCTGCTGTTGCAGTCGCATTTGTGCTTCGGACTCAAACTGTGTTTTGAGATGGTGGCACTGCTAAGGAGTTTGATAGTGATAGGGTTTGAAAACACAGAAATTCCTGTAAATTGAATCCCTATTAGTTACATGAATATTTTAGGGTTTTCTAATATAATGAAAAAACCTGTTATCCCTCTTCTCTTCAGTGTGGGCCAGATACACATTTTTCCCTCTCTTCTCTTTACTTTCCCTCTGCCTTCTCTATCACGTAACCCCCTTCTGCCTGAGAACCAGCAATTGAGGTCCCAGCCCCGCCTTTGTGA from Lathyrus oleraceus cultivar Zhongwan6 chromosome 1, CAAS_Psat_ZW6_1.0, whole genome shotgun sequence includes:
- the LOC127118736 gene encoding katanin p80 WD40 repeat-containing subunit B1 homolog KTN80.4, encoding MTTKRAYKLQEFVAHASAVNCLKIGRKTSRVLVTGGEDHKVNLWAIGKPNAILSLSGHSSGIDSVNFDSSEVLVAAGAASGTIKLWDLEEAKIVRTLTGHRSNCTSVDFHPFGEFFASGSLDTNLKIWDIRKKGCIHTYKGHTRGVNAIRFTPDGRWVVSGGEDNTVKLWDLTAGKLLHDFKSHEGQIQCIDFHPSEFLLATGSADRTVKFWDLETFELIGSAGPETTGVRSLTFSPDGRALLCGLHESLKVFSWEPIRCHDMVDVGWSRLSDLNVHEGKLLGCSYNQSCVGVWVVDISRIEPYALNSMNQLNGRSESKSSSGNTTVLNEITAKARLSSSQNPDPLLKETRSLGRLSISHDSDPLKEGKYLASTGSAPSTPQRINSNSGSKTVSVGSAAVLNTTAQKRSSLKSHTTSSFPLINKSDIVPVIVPRTSTRSESVADSRKEVGVAGTTMPISLQSKSTDIRKFTNSRDDVDKPPFSSVTEFAASKCSELGGFADKNNLPASVSSTQDEGGQKLNRDGCSIEVQKRGRMRSLLNLEKRERSLNFEEPRHRISHGRTPSVHVLPFSGRTHSISTEKATFSASDEDSIADVMEQHDEFISSMQSRSSKLKVVYGRWERNDVTEVISTMAKMGDHAVIADIVSIIMEKIDMVTLDLFTSLLPLLSDLLQSEMDRHLSISVEMLLNLVRVFGSVIYSTLSAKPSVGVDIEAENRLERCNLCFVELEKVKHFLPSLMRRGGSIAKSAHELNLVLQDVS